A genomic segment from Nicotiana tabacum cultivar K326 chromosome 7, ASM71507v2, whole genome shotgun sequence encodes:
- the LOC142162115 gene encoding uncharacterized protein LOC142162115: protein MLLQITYQDKSTQTDENQESKDIFAILTTLSLQMDSMGKRLQQLKSQQHDYKNAELSRSEDLKIPELEGDVGKLQKPHDKVCLPTAAGTSKQVNKKLHTNVNLNNVFDKPFTSKKPKETIAITPQTTTYANSLHHNKKVYNHITQTYIENIYKIQTFLNLNPRSTTTTDPTQDYITQKLQGYNRLIAQPKTKANLVKTCYNYGLLSTVYTHDGEEIIGIPELYKAFVTFKRITKGNLFFIKFYTAPAEILYDEIKPIIQVIKIGLTRDMIIPEEIEKQPEIQKMEIPSFYANKRIIGIAAIIQELANNYLQGNAIWSYYSRDQFFYVAQKDYGSISHEMIVLERYVMHSSGGIGIRYGGFMYPRGLETTRVLRGILFLGCGL, encoded by the exons atgttattgcagattACTTATCAAGACAAAAGTACTCAAACTGATGAGAATCAAGAATCGAAAGATATATTTGCAATCCTTACTACCCTATCATTACAGATGGATAGTATGGgcaaaagattacaacagctaaaaagtcagcagcatgactataaaaatgcggagctaagtcgatcGGAAGACTTAAAAATTCCAGAattagaaggagacgttgggaaactccaaaaaccCCATGACAAAGTTTGTTTACCTACAGCTGCAGGCACAAGCAAACAGGTGAATAAGAAGCTACATACCAATGTAAATTTAAAcaacgtatttgataagccatttacatcaaaaaagccaaaaGAAACAATAGCTATAACCCCACAAACTACAACttatgctaatagcctacaccacaacaaaaaggtatataaccatattactcaaacatatattgagaatatatataaaattcagacATTTCTAAACCTAAACCCCAGATCAActactactacagatccaacacaagattatataacccaaaaactacagggatataataggctaaTAGCCCAACCAAAAACAAAAGCCAACCTAGTAaagacatgttacaactacggactactcagCACCGTATATACCcacgacggagaagaaataattggaataccagagctatacaaagcatttgtcactttcaaaagaattacaaaaggcaacctattcttcatcaaattctatacagcaccagctgaaatactatatgatgaaataaaacccattatacaggtgataaagataggactaacacgagatatgataataccggaagaaatagagaaacaaccggagatacagaaaatggagataccaagtttctatgccaacaaaagaataattggtatagcagctattattcaagaactagctaacaattatctacaaggaaatgctatctggagctattattccagagacca GTTTTTCTATGTGGCACAAAAggattatggaagtatttctcaTGAGATGATTGTGCTTGAGAGATATGTTATGCATTCGAGTGGTGGAATAGGGATCAGATATGGTGGATTCATGTATCCTAGGGGTTTGGAGACTACGAGAGTTCTCAGAGGCATATTGTTcctgggttgtggactgtga